A window of the Streptomyces formicae genome harbors these coding sequences:
- a CDS encoding nucleotide triphosphate diphosphatase NUDT15, whose translation MVTHSPAERPARACPAPNGLTGIGMIVVGPDGRVLLGLAHNGCWELPGGKVDPGESFEEAGARELAEETALRVRPQDVRIVAVVLDGALGMPRISAAGLVTDARGEPEVTEPDKIVRWEWYRPQALPTELFPPSAAVLRAWRPGLSLPPVAAHGYPVGDPVSVIAAEAERLPCVGGDRLPN comes from the coding sequence ATGGTGACCCACTCCCCGGCCGAGCGCCCCGCACGGGCCTGCCCGGCGCCGAACGGACTGACCGGCATCGGCATGATCGTCGTCGGTCCGGACGGCCGCGTCCTCCTCGGCCTCGCCCACAACGGCTGCTGGGAGCTGCCCGGCGGCAAGGTCGACCCGGGCGAGAGCTTCGAGGAGGCGGGGGCGCGGGAGCTGGCCGAGGAGACCGCGCTGCGGGTGCGGCCCCAGGACGTACGGATCGTCGCCGTGGTCCTCGACGGTGCGCTCGGCATGCCCAGGATCTCGGCGGCGGGCCTGGTCACGGACGCCCGCGGCGAACCGGAGGTGACCGAGCCGGACAAGATCGTGCGCTGGGAGTGGTACCGGCCGCAGGCCCTGCCCACCGAGCTGTTCCCGCCCTCCGCGGCCGTGTTGCGCGCCTGGCGCCCCGGGCTGTCCCTGCCGCCCGTCGCCGCGCACGGTTATCCGGTCGGTGACCCGGTTTCCGTTATCGCGGCGGAGGCGGAGCGTCTCCCCTGTGTCGGAGGAGACAGGCTCCCGAACTGA
- a CDS encoding VOC family protein, translating to MKMSTPVTGGPCWAELGTSDIAAAQSFYGTVFGWRMATDPRAEAGGYTMARLGEAAVAALTPLYQKEQPTAWTVSFATNDTDATATAVTDAGGALLTGPMDVFEEGRFAVVADPEGAVFSLWQGRSFAGAELLDAPGALGWVELLTRDPAEARRFYTAVFGWSVTVSEHYTQWGVGDQDFGGMLRMLDERFPPEMPAHWLPYFEVTDVDATAHTASGAGGGVLLEPTRMEDGLRFAVLHDPQRAAFGVHTPPTAKG from the coding sequence ATGAAGATGTCCACGCCCGTCACCGGCGGACCGTGCTGGGCCGAGCTCGGCACCAGTGACATCGCGGCCGCGCAGTCCTTCTACGGAACGGTCTTCGGCTGGCGCATGGCGACCGATCCACGGGCCGAGGCGGGCGGTTACACCATGGCCCGGCTCGGTGAGGCGGCCGTCGCCGCGCTGACCCCGCTGTACCAGAAGGAGCAGCCCACGGCCTGGACCGTCTCCTTCGCGACCAACGACACGGACGCCACCGCGACGGCGGTCACCGACGCGGGCGGCGCCCTGCTCACCGGGCCGATGGACGTCTTCGAGGAAGGCAGGTTCGCGGTGGTCGCGGACCCCGAGGGTGCGGTGTTCTCGCTCTGGCAGGGCCGCAGCTTCGCCGGCGCCGAACTGCTCGACGCGCCGGGCGCGCTGGGCTGGGTCGAGCTGCTGACCCGCGACCCTGCCGAGGCCAGGCGGTTCTACACCGCGGTGTTCGGCTGGAGCGTGACCGTCTCGGAGCACTACACCCAATGGGGCGTCGGGGACCAGGACTTCGGCGGCATGCTGCGGATGCTCGACGAGCGCTTCCCGCCCGAGATGCCCGCGCACTGGCTGCCGTACTTCGAGGTGACGGACGTCGACGCGACCGCCCACACGGCCTCCGGCGCGGGCGGCGGCGTGCTCCTCGAACCGACGCGGATGGAGGACGGGCTGCGCTTCGCCGTGCTCCACGACCCGCAGCGCGCGGCGTTCGGCGTCCACACGCCGCCCACCGCGAAGGGCTGA
- a CDS encoding metallophosphoesterase family protein, translating into MSLLAISDLHVNHPENRKHVEALRPAADDDWLLVAGDVGDLVPDIEWALRLLRDRFARVVWAPGNHELWTVSADPVQARGVERYELLVALCRELDVLTPEDPYPVWTGEDGRPVAIAPLFVLYDYTFRPDGTTTQEEALAQARSAHVVCTDERLLHPDPYPSLDAWCRARLELTEARLAAVPAELETVLVNHYPLVREPTRVLRYPEFALWCGTEHTADWHIRHRARAMVYGHLHIPRTTRHDGVPFHEVSVGYPREWRERPQGRPALPTTVLR; encoded by the coding sequence ATGTCTCTGCTCGCCATCAGTGATCTGCACGTCAACCACCCGGAGAACCGCAAGCACGTCGAGGCGCTGCGGCCGGCGGCCGACGACGACTGGCTGCTGGTCGCGGGCGATGTCGGCGATCTGGTGCCGGACATCGAGTGGGCGCTGCGACTGCTGCGGGACCGGTTCGCCAGGGTCGTCTGGGCACCGGGCAACCACGAGCTGTGGACGGTCTCCGCCGACCCCGTGCAGGCGCGCGGCGTGGAGCGCTACGAGCTGCTGGTGGCGCTGTGCCGCGAACTCGACGTGCTGACGCCCGAGGACCCGTATCCGGTGTGGACGGGCGAGGACGGGCGGCCCGTCGCGATCGCCCCGCTGTTCGTGCTGTACGACTACACCTTCCGCCCGGACGGCACCACCACCCAGGAGGAGGCCCTGGCGCAGGCGCGGAGCGCGCACGTCGTCTGCACCGACGAGCGGCTGCTGCACCCGGACCCGTATCCGAGCCTGGATGCCTGGTGCCGGGCCCGGCTGGAGCTGACGGAGGCGCGGCTCGCGGCCGTGCCCGCGGAGCTGGAGACCGTGCTGGTCAACCACTATCCGCTGGTGCGCGAGCCGACGCGGGTGCTGCGCTATCCCGAGTTCGCGCTGTGGTGCGGCACCGAGCACACGGCCGACTGGCACATCCGGCACCGGGCGCGGGCGATGGTCTACGGGCACCTTCATATCCCCCGTACGACCCGGCACGACGGGGTGCCCTTCCACGAGGTGTCGGTGGGGTACCCCCGCGAGTGGCGGGAGCGGCCGCAGGGCCGGCCCGCGCTGCCCACCACGGTGCTGCGCTGA
- a CDS encoding ATP-binding protein, translating into MAPGNALRPQLVGQYAPYRPVSPVPPVQAVRRFGFELPGRTESVARARRLIHERMRRWGIGGDPLDAVALVASELFTNAVVHTASERVLCELHDAEGQLRIAVQDQGCPPGEPRLRRISEEERGRGLLLVDAVSSAWGAHDARPGPGRIVWAELALDAGRTC; encoded by the coding sequence GTGGCTCCTGGTAACGCGCTCCGCCCCCAGCTCGTGGGTCAGTACGCCCCGTATCGCCCGGTGTCCCCCGTTCCCCCCGTGCAGGCCGTCCGCCGCTTCGGATTCGAGCTGCCCGGCAGGACCGAGTCGGTCGCCCGGGCCCGCCGGCTCATCCATGAGCGGATGCGGCGCTGGGGCATCGGCGGGGACCCCCTGGACGCGGTGGCGCTGGTCGCGTCGGAACTCTTCACGAACGCCGTGGTGCACACCGCGAGCGAGCGCGTGCTGTGCGAACTGCACGACGCCGAGGGGCAGTTGCGGATAGCGGTGCAGGACCAGGGCTGCCCGCCCGGCGAGCCCCGGCTGCGCCGGATATCGGAGGAGGAGCGCGGCCGCGGGCTGCTGCTGGTGGACGCCGTGAGCAGCGCCTGGGGCGCGCACGACGCCCGGCCGGGCCCCGGCCGCATCGTCTGGGCCGAGCTGGCGCTCGACGCGGGGCGGACGTGCTGA
- a CDS encoding helix-turn-helix domain-containing protein, with product MSEPRSAPTVGQVVLGKRLQDLRERAGLKREEAAKVLRVAPATIRRMEMAEVALKIPYVQLLLRAYGIAEAEAEGFVQLAEEANRPGWWQRFHDVLPGWFSMYVSLEGAAGLIRAYEPHFVPGLLQTEEYARGVMRSGALGATSAEDIERHVALRMERQSLLTRAEAPRFWVIMDETALRRPVGGPQVMRAQLDRLLEAAELPNVTLQVAEFATGPHPGTYGPFVLFRFAVPELPDMVYSEYLTGAVYLDARPEVASHLEVMDRMAAQAATAQRTKDILRGVRKEL from the coding sequence GTGAGCGAGCCGCGGTCGGCCCCCACCGTGGGACAGGTCGTGCTCGGCAAGCGACTGCAGGATCTGCGGGAGCGGGCCGGCCTGAAGCGCGAGGAGGCCGCCAAGGTGCTCCGCGTCGCCCCCGCCACCATCCGCCGGATGGAAATGGCCGAGGTCGCGCTGAAGATCCCCTACGTACAGCTGCTCCTCAGGGCGTACGGCATCGCCGAGGCCGAGGCCGAGGGCTTCGTCCAGCTCGCCGAGGAGGCCAACAGGCCCGGCTGGTGGCAGCGGTTCCACGACGTCCTGCCCGGCTGGTTCAGCATGTACGTCAGCCTGGAAGGGGCCGCCGGCCTTATCCGGGCCTACGAACCCCACTTCGTCCCCGGACTCCTCCAGACCGAGGAGTACGCGCGCGGTGTCATGCGCAGCGGAGCGCTCGGCGCCACCAGCGCGGAGGACATCGAACGGCACGTCGCGCTGAGGATGGAGCGGCAGTCCCTGCTCACCAGGGCCGAGGCCCCCAGATTCTGGGTGATCATGGACGAGACGGCGCTGCGCAGGCCCGTGGGCGGCCCGCAGGTGATGCGGGCCCAGCTCGACCGGCTGCTGGAGGCCGCCGAACTGCCGAACGTCACGCTCCAGGTCGCGGAGTTCGCGACCGGGCCGCACCCCGGCACGTACGGGCCGTTCGTCCTCTTCCGGTTCGCGGTGCCCGAACTGCCCGACATGGTGTACAGCGAGTACCTGACCGGCGCCGTCTATCTCGACGCGCGCCCCGAGGTGGCGTCCCACCTCGAGGTCATGGACCGCATGGCGGCCCAGGCCGCCACCGCACAACGCACGAAGGACATCCTCCGGGGCGTCCGCAAGGAGCTGTGA
- a CDS encoding DUF397 domain-containing protein codes for MDRIYNGMPARELGSEGWHKPWSGGNGGNCIEAMKLADGRVAVRQSADPDGPALIYTHGEIAAFIQGAKSGQADFLLT; via the coding sequence ATGGATCGCATATACAACGGCATGCCTGCCCGCGAGCTGGGCTCGGAGGGCTGGCACAAGCCGTGGAGCGGCGGCAACGGCGGCAACTGCATCGAGGCCATGAAGCTGGCCGACGGCAGGGTCGCGGTGCGCCAGTCCGCCGACCCTGACGGCCCCGCGCTGATCTACACACACGGCGAGATCGCCGCTTTCATCCAAGGTGCCAAGTCCGGTCAGGCAGACTTCCTTCTGACGTGA
- a CDS encoding SAM-dependent methyltransferase, with translation MTGQDPTAVHIDTSKPHPARMYDWFLGGKDNYPVDEEMARQLLQLDARGRDMARVNRACMHRAIRWLGANGIRQYLDIGTGIPTEPNLHQIAQEVAPESRVVYCDNDPIVLAHAEALLRSTPEGATEYIQADARDPEAILEAAGKVLDFSKPIALSLLALLHFVSDEDGAYELVDRLVQQLAPGSYLVLSHTTGDFDPAKAEQARAMYTARGLTLALRTREEFARFFDGLDLVEPGVSLTADWHPELGEVIEVPGDEPIPGYAGVARVR, from the coding sequence ATGACCGGGCAGGACCCCACCGCCGTACACATCGACACCAGCAAGCCCCACCCGGCCCGAATGTACGACTGGTTCCTCGGCGGCAAGGACAACTACCCGGTCGACGAGGAGATGGCCAGGCAACTCCTCCAGCTCGACGCCCGCGGCCGGGACATGGCCCGCGTCAACCGGGCCTGCATGCACCGCGCCATCCGCTGGCTCGGCGCCAACGGCATCCGCCAGTACCTCGACATCGGCACCGGCATCCCCACCGAGCCCAATCTGCACCAGATAGCCCAGGAGGTCGCCCCCGAGTCCCGCGTCGTCTACTGCGACAACGACCCGATCGTGCTCGCGCACGCCGAGGCGCTGCTGCGCAGCACGCCCGAGGGCGCCACCGAGTACATCCAGGCCGACGCCCGCGACCCCGAGGCGATCCTGGAGGCCGCGGGCAAGGTCCTCGATTTCTCGAAGCCGATCGCCCTGTCGCTGCTGGCGCTGCTGCACTTCGTGTCCGACGAGGACGGTGCGTACGAGCTGGTGGACCGGCTGGTCCAGCAGCTCGCGCCCGGGAGCTACCTCGTGCTCTCCCACACCACCGGGGACTTCGACCCGGCGAAGGCGGAGCAGGCCCGCGCCATGTACACGGCGCGGGGCCTCACGCTGGCGCTGCGCACCCGCGAGGAGTTCGCGCGCTTCTTCGACGGACTCGACCTCGTCGAGCCGGGCGTCTCCCTGACCGCCGACTGGCACCCGGAGCTCGGCGAGGTCATCGAGGTACCCGGCGACGAGCCGATCCCGGGCTACGCGGGCGTCGCCCGCGTCCGCTGA
- a CDS encoding M64 family metallopeptidase: MDISGTRLPRVLALATAGALLLTGLPCGAASASAAPVTESATVVPVQTTGPADKRFNLVVLGDGYTAAGMDEFRADVDKHLNVLWSIEPFASYRSYVNVWAVEVPSPEEGVDCDPALAAPRRDTPLNMGFWGGCNPDSVQRLLTVDSGAATALAGLVAGTTSANRQIVALANSDTYGGAGGTYATASGGNALSSLITPHEIGHSLGRLQDEYDYYARGVPGGAYDGGEPSSVHHTLLTERQMRDRRAKWWRWLGEESESGGVIGRHEGGMYSTTGVWRPSKHSIMKTLGYAFDQVEREVMVQAISAKVNLVQGHTPDSAPIGADRTVWVETLHPVGGELDVVWRLDGRPLRQARGARTLDLRRVAITGGTHTLTATVTDPTPFVRDPAVRASAALTRSVSWTVDTSVRTAHTPVPAAFTGHTATDGPVGAESVVHADTTHPTDRIPAVRWSLDGRPLPNLGNDRDLDLGALRLRPGAHTLTARIAGTAAELRWSVDANAAEGSYELSEPLRTVRRPGRPPEYVYDGPFTMKLTARDDRPGTVVSQFRVDGDGWYTYYGWPTDADAPFRFTPGGTVIDDLVHGKLGTPRAVPWDDATPDYGTHTVEHRTIDASGNVSRATRFLVTLLRS, translated from the coding sequence ATGGACATCTCCGGTACACGCCTTCCCAGAGTTCTGGCGCTCGCCACGGCGGGCGCCCTTCTCTTGACCGGGCTCCCGTGCGGCGCGGCCTCCGCGTCCGCGGCGCCCGTGACCGAGAGCGCCACCGTCGTTCCCGTCCAGACCACCGGCCCGGCGGACAAGCGGTTCAACCTCGTCGTCCTCGGCGACGGTTACACCGCCGCCGGCATGGACGAGTTCCGCGCCGACGTCGACAAGCACCTCAATGTGCTGTGGAGCATCGAGCCGTTCGCCTCCTACCGTTCGTACGTCAACGTCTGGGCGGTCGAGGTGCCCTCCCCCGAGGAGGGCGTCGACTGCGATCCGGCGCTGGCCGCGCCGCGCCGTGACACCCCGCTGAACATGGGCTTCTGGGGCGGCTGCAACCCGGACAGCGTGCAGCGGCTGCTCACGGTCGACAGCGGGGCGGCGACCGCGCTCGCCGGTCTCGTGGCCGGCACGACGAGCGCCAACCGCCAGATCGTGGCGCTCGCCAACAGCGACACCTACGGCGGCGCGGGCGGCACGTACGCCACCGCGTCCGGCGGCAACGCCCTCTCCTCGCTCATCACCCCGCACGAGATAGGGCATTCGCTGGGCAGGCTCCAGGACGAGTACGACTACTACGCGCGCGGTGTCCCCGGCGGCGCGTACGACGGGGGCGAGCCGTCGTCCGTGCACCACACGCTGCTGACCGAGCGGCAGATGCGGGACCGGCGGGCGAAGTGGTGGCGCTGGCTGGGCGAGGAGAGCGAGTCGGGCGGTGTCATCGGCCGGCACGAGGGCGGGATGTACAGCACCACGGGCGTCTGGCGGCCGAGCAAGCACTCGATCATGAAGACGCTGGGCTATGCCTTCGACCAGGTCGAGCGGGAGGTGATGGTCCAGGCAATCTCGGCCAAGGTGAACCTGGTCCAGGGCCACACCCCGGACTCGGCCCCGATCGGCGCCGACCGGACGGTGTGGGTCGAGACGCTGCACCCGGTCGGCGGGGAACTCGACGTCGTCTGGCGGCTCGACGGCCGTCCGCTGCGGCAGGCCCGGGGCGCCCGGACGCTCGATCTGCGCCGCGTCGCCATCACCGGGGGAACGCACACGCTGACGGCCACCGTCACCGACCCGACTCCGTTCGTGCGCGACCCCGCGGTCCGTGCGTCGGCGGCGCTGACCCGGAGCGTGAGCTGGACGGTCGACACCTCCGTACGCACCGCGCACACGCCGGTCCCGGCCGCCTTCACCGGACACACGGCCACGGACGGCCCCGTCGGCGCGGAGTCGGTCGTCCACGCGGACACGACGCATCCCACGGACCGGATCCCGGCCGTCCGCTGGTCGCTCGACGGCCGCCCGCTGCCCAACCTCGGCAACGACCGCGATCTGGACCTGGGGGCACTGCGGTTGCGTCCCGGCGCGCACACGCTCACGGCGAGGATCGCCGGCACGGCCGCCGAGCTGCGCTGGAGCGTGGACGCGAACGCGGCCGAGGGGTCGTACGAGCTGTCGGAGCCGCTGCGCACGGTCCGCCGGCCCGGCCGGCCGCCCGAGTACGTCTACGACGGGCCGTTCACGATGAAGCTCACGGCGCGCGACGACAGGCCGGGCACGGTGGTCTCCCAGTTCCGCGTGGACGGCGACGGCTGGTACACCTACTACGGCTGGCCGACCGACGCCGACGCGCCGTTCCGCTTCACCCCGGGCGGCACGGTCATCGACGACCTCGTCCACGGCAAGCTCGGCACCCCGCGCGCCGTGCCGTGGGACGATGCCACGCCCGACTACGGCACCCACACCGTCGAGCACCGCACGATCGACGCGTCCGGAAACGTCAGCAGGGCGACGCGTTTCCTCGTCACCCTGCTGCGGAGCTGA
- a CDS encoding DUF4157 domain-containing protein: MRRRQSRDRETDSEVQGRPIRPSGPGTHAHGLPGLPLAAGNAAVVRAVRAERHEHGPGCGHAETSAGQPAVQRRSAVGEALATPGVPLEPRIRAKAEEAYGMDFGHVRVHTGPVAQRSAQELGAAAYTTGAHIVSGQRRLDDETMYHEVDHVYQQAHGPVPGTDDGTGLKVSSPSDAFEVRAAANGRRMARGANPDLGLPGRAAVQRRATPREESEVQRMPSTRPTVNAGTADAWEAHNTPGRTDGLVLSGHGSWTSTTQDFRVPAGTKVHLYCQHGNTVLDANGARVETGTDLAPQSTRDGRHTIPDYTLHVPSGLDIHGTPVAVTVTNNGYAVQLDPTQAATVVVADLKDPQLAGRTITFTHDVQLSTILQPGMGHVHFAACRHLDIPAMHGRTRNQS, from the coding sequence GTGCGCAGGCGGCAATCGAGGGACCGCGAGACCGATTCCGAGGTCCAGGGCAGGCCCATCCGCCCGAGCGGTCCCGGCACACACGCGCACGGCCTGCCCGGCCTTCCGCTCGCGGCGGGCAACGCGGCCGTGGTCCGCGCCGTGCGGGCCGAGCGGCACGAGCACGGTCCCGGGTGCGGCCACGCCGAGACCTCCGCCGGGCAGCCGGCGGTGCAGCGCCGGTCCGCGGTCGGCGAGGCGCTCGCCACCCCCGGCGTGCCGCTGGAGCCGCGCATCCGCGCGAAGGCGGAGGAGGCGTACGGCATGGACTTCGGGCATGTGCGGGTCCACACGGGTCCCGTCGCACAGCGCTCGGCCCAGGAGCTCGGCGCAGCCGCGTACACCACCGGCGCCCACATCGTCTCCGGGCAGCGGAGACTGGACGACGAGACGATGTACCACGAGGTCGACCACGTCTACCAGCAGGCGCACGGCCCGGTGCCGGGGACCGACGACGGCACCGGTCTCAAGGTGTCCAGCCCCTCGGACGCGTTCGAGGTCCGGGCCGCCGCGAACGGCCGTCGGATGGCCCGGGGGGCGAACCCCGACCTCGGCCTGCCGGGTCGCGCAGCGGTGCAGCGCCGTGCGACGCCCCGGGAAGAGTCCGAGGTGCAGCGGATGCCGAGCACCCGGCCGACGGTGAACGCCGGCACCGCCGACGCGTGGGAGGCGCACAACACACCCGGCCGCACGGACGGTCTCGTCCTCAGCGGCCATGGTTCATGGACCAGCACGACCCAGGACTTCCGGGTCCCCGCGGGCACGAAGGTGCACCTCTACTGCCAGCACGGGAACACGGTCCTGGACGCCAACGGGGCCCGGGTGGAGACCGGCACCGACCTGGCGCCCCAGAGCACCCGCGACGGCCGGCACACCATCCCCGACTACACCCTCCATGTGCCCAGCGGGCTGGACATCCACGGCACCCCGGTGGCGGTGACCGTGACGAACAACGGCTACGCGGTGCAGCTCGACCCGACGCAGGCAGCGACGGTAGTGGTGGCCGACCTGAAGGACCCTCAGCTGGCCGGCCGGACCATCACCTTCACCCACGACGTCCAGCTGTCGACGATCCTCCAGCCGGGGATGGGCCACGTCCACTTCGCGGCCTGCCGCCACCTGGACATCCCGGCCATGCACGGCAGGACACGCAACCAGTCGTAG
- a CDS encoding mycothiol transferase, with translation MNTADVLADAFGRIQEVVHEAVEGLSAEELNARLDPGANSITWLVWHLTRIQDDHVADAAGREQVWLSQDWVGRFGLPFDEGATGYGHSGKQVAQVRVDSGELLLGYFDAVHEETLEFVTGLKGTALNRVVDDSWSPPVTLGVRLVSVIADDLQHAGQAAFVRGSLERRRR, from the coding sequence ATGAACACCGCAGATGTGCTCGCAGACGCGTTCGGACGCATCCAGGAGGTGGTGCACGAAGCGGTCGAGGGGCTCTCGGCTGAGGAGCTCAACGCCCGGCTCGACCCCGGTGCCAACTCCATCACCTGGCTGGTGTGGCACCTCACGCGGATCCAGGACGACCACGTGGCGGACGCGGCCGGCCGGGAGCAGGTGTGGCTGTCCCAGGACTGGGTGGGCCGCTTCGGGCTTCCGTTCGACGAAGGGGCCACCGGTTACGGCCACTCCGGCAAGCAGGTGGCCCAGGTCAGGGTCGACTCGGGTGAGTTGCTGCTCGGCTACTTCGACGCCGTGCACGAGGAGACCCTGGAGTTCGTGACGGGTCTGAAGGGCACGGCGCTGAACCGGGTCGTGGACGACTCGTGGTCCCCGCCGGTGACCCTGGGCGTCCGGCTCGTGAGCGTCATCGCCGACGATCTGCAACATGCCGGCCAGGCCGCATTCGTGCGAGGCTCACTCGAGCGCCGCCGCCGCTGA